In the genome of Vicia villosa cultivar HV-30 ecotype Madison, WI linkage group LG7, Vvil1.0, whole genome shotgun sequence, one region contains:
- the LOC131615620 gene encoding uncharacterized protein LOC131615620, with translation MEMQQLLSMGFPDELAAQALAATGGKSTVKATEWILTHKPTSSTTTTNNSSPSPSPPPPPPSSSFAFQPKLDRFFQNPNPNPSPPQHIEEQETETEEPTKRIKLSQTQSQTPTLQNNKPSFFFNRSKKQTQTQTHTHEPLYERLRPRTLDDVVGQDHLLSANSILRSAIQRNRLPSILLWGPPGTGKTTIAKAIVNSSTTTSTFYRFVSLSAVTSGVKDVREAVDEARKLRLKTNQTTVLFVDEVHRFNKSQQDSFLPVIEDGSIVFVGATTENPSFHLITPLLSRCRVLTLNPLQPQHLSLLLNRAVTDRDKGLVKSLGFGSDSGSGSSRVDVSVGEDVVGFIGNNCDGDARVALNVLEIASVTAAARVQHDNGECKDAVIVVAVSVEDAKEALQSKHLAYDKAGEEHYNLISALHKSMRGSDADAAIYWLARMLKGGEEPLYIARRLVRFASEDVGLADPLALNQAVSCYQACHFIGMPECNVILAQCVAYLALAPKSIAVYRAIGDAEKVVRESVGQNEGVPLHLRNAPTKLMKEVGYGKGYIYTPDNPSATQSFLPPSLQGFKFLHWPDRNPSESDG, from the coding sequence ATGGAGATGCAACAGCTTCTTTCCATGGGTTTTCCCGACGAGTTAGCCGCCCAAGCCTTAGCTGCCACCGGCGGTAAATCCACCGTCAAAGCCACCGAATGGATTCTCACTCACAAACCTACctcctccaccaccaccaccaacaaCTCTTCACCTTCACCatctccaccaccaccaccaccgtcTTCATCATTCGCATTCCAACCGAAACTCGACCGGTTCTTCcaaaacccaaacccaaacccatcTCCACCACAACACATTGAAGAGCAAGAAACTGAAACAGAGGAACCAACCAAACGTATAAAGCTCTCACAGACACAATCTCAAACACCTACACTGCAAAACAACAAACCCTCCTTTTTCTTCAACCGTTCCAAGAAACAAACTCAAACTCAAACCCACACTCATGAACCCTTATACGAACGCTTACGTCCCAGAACATTGGACGATGTTGTCGGGCAGGACCATCTTCTATCAGCAAATTCCATTCTCCGTTCCGCAATCCAACGCAACCGTTTACCTTCTATCCTCTTATGGGGTCCACCTGGCACAGGTAAAACCACTATTGCCAAAGCTATTGTCAATTCTTCAACAACCACTTCAACATTCTATCGTTTTGTGTCTTTATCTGCTGTTACTAGTGGTGTTAAAGATGTTAGAGAAGCTGTTGATGAAGCTAGAAAACTCAGACTCAAAACAAATCAAACTACTGTTCTTTTTGTGGATGAGGTTCATAGGTTTAATAAGTCTCAGCAAGATTCTTTCTTACCTGTTATTGAAGATGGTAGCATTGTTTTCGTTGGTGCTACTACTGAAAACCCTTCTTTTCATTTGATTACACCCCTTTTGTCGCGTTGTCGAGTCCTTACTCTTAACCCTCTTCAACCGCAGCACCTCAGTTTGCTTCTTAACCGTGCTGTTACTGATAGAGATAAAGGGTTGGTGAAAAGTCTCGGTTTTGGTTCTGATTCTGGTTCTGGTTCTTCCCGAGTTGATGTTAGTGTTGGTGAAGATGTGGTTGGTTTTATAGGTAATAATTGTGACGGGGATGCTCGTGTTGCTTTGAATGTATTGGAGATTGCTTCTGTTACAGCAGCTGCTCGGGTACAACATGATAATGGAGAATGCAAGGATGCTGTTATTGTTGTTGCTGTCAGTGTAGAGGATGCAAAGGAGGCACTTCAAAGTAAGCATCTTGCATATGATAAAGCTGGGGAAGAACACTataatttgatcagtgcattgcACAAGTCTATGAGGGGAAGTGATGCTGATGCAGCGATTTATTGGCTGGCAAGAATGTTAAAAGGAGGTGAAGAGCCACTTTATATTGCACGTAGGCTTGTACGGTTTGCAAGTGAGGATGTTGGTTTGGCTGATCCTTTAGCTCTTAATCAAGCTGTTTCTTGCTACCAAGCTTGTCATTTTATTGGAATGCCAGAGTGCAATGTGATTCTTGCACAATGTGTTGCCTACTTGGCTTTGGCTCCTAAGTCTATAGCGGTTTATAGAGCGATTGGAGATGCTGAGAAGGTAGTGAGGGAATCTGTTGGACAGAATGAAGGGGTGCCTCTTCATCTCAGGAATGCACCGACCAAGTTAATGAAGGAAGTTGGGTATGGGAAGGGATACATATACACTCCTGATAACCCTTCTGCAACACAGAGCTTTTTGCCACCCTCCCTTCAAGGGTTCAAATTCCTCCATTGGCCTGACAGGAATCCTTCTGAATCTGACGGATGA